From the genome of Mycobacterium kansasii ATCC 12478:
CCAATGCCCGAACCCGACCTGCCTGACGCTGGCCGGCGTACCGCTGACCCGCTCTATGATGCTCCCCCGCAACCGGGTGGTGCCCCCGCCCCGGCGCGTGCGCGGTACCCGCGGACCGGCGAACCGGCCGATCGGCCCGGCGCGGCGACGCCGGTCGCGCCGGCTCCCCGGGTTTGCGAACCGCCTTGGGCGCCTTCCGCGCGGCCGGCTGTTTGGCCTGCTGTTTGGCCGTCTGCCTGGCCGGTTGCGGGTGCGCGCGCTTGCGGTCCCGAAACGCCTCGAGGCGGGTCGGCGCGTAAGGCTTGGGTAGCGGCAGCCGCAGCAGTCGGTTCACTGTATCGTCGCGACCCGCGCGCAGCGCGGCCACCGCCTCGGGTTCATGCCGCGCCGCGTTGGCGATGACGCCGATCATCGACAAGGTGGTGGCCGTCGAGGTGCCGCCGGCCGAGATCAGCGGCAGTTGCAGCCCGGTGACCGGCAGCAGCCCGATCACGTAACCGATGTTGATGAACGCCTGTCCCAGCACCCACAACGTGACGGTGGCGGTCAACAACCGCAGAAAGGGGTCGGCCGACCGGCGGGCGATCCGCATGCCGGTATAGGCGAACAGCCCGAACAGTCCCAGCAGCCCGAGCGCGCCGATGAAGCCGAGCTCCTCCCCGATGATCGCGAAAATGAAGTCGTTGTGGGCGTTGGGCAGATAGTTCCACTTGGCCACACCCTGGCCCAGGCCGTCGCCGAAGATTCCACCGTGAGCCAGCGCGAACTTGGCCTGCCGGGCCTGGTAGCCCGAGTCCATCGGGTCGTTGTCGGGATCGAGCCAAGACCGCACCCGGTCGGACCGGTAACCCGCGGTCATCGCCAGGATCCCCGCGGAGATGACGACCGCTGCCAGTGAGCTGGCGAAAACACGCAGCGGCAACCCCGCGTACCACAGCAGCCCGAGCAGGATGATGCCCATCGACACCGTCTGTCCCAGGTCGGGCTGGGCCACGATCAACGCCAGCGCCACGACCGCGGCCGGCACCAGCGGAATCAGCATTTCCCGCAGCGACGCCCGCTCCATCCGCCGGGCCGCCAGCAGATGCGCACCCCAGACCGCGAACGCCATCTTGGTCAGCTCCGACGGCTGCATCGAAAAGCCCGCCACCACGAACCACCCGCGGGAACCGTTGGCTTCCTTGCCGATTCCCGGAATCAGCACCAGCACCAACAACACAATGGTGAACGCGAAGGCGGAGAAGGCGATGCGGCGGAGGAACTGCACCGACATGCGTAGCCCGACGTAGCAGCCGATGAGACCGACGACGGTCCACAAGACCTGCTTGCCGAAGATCACCCATGCCGACCCGTCGTCGTCATAGGACCGCACGCCGGAGGCCGAGAGCACCATGATCAGGCCGAGCGTGGTCAGCAGCGCGGCGACGGCGATGATCAGGTGAAACGAGGTCATGGGCCGGCCCAGCCACACGCCGAACCGGGTCCGCGGGCCCGCCTCCTCGGGCTTCGCCCGGGATTTCTCGCCCGACGTCTCGCGGGGCTTCTCGCCCGACTTCTCGCCGGTCTGCTCACCCGCCGGCTCGTCCGGCGAAGCCGCAGCGTCGACCTCCTCGTCAGCCTCGGCTGTTTCCTCCGGCTCGGCCGTCCCGTGGGCGGCGGCACCGTCGCCGGCCTTGCCCCGGCGCATCAGCCGGGTGAATGGGCTGCGCATGCCGCCTACCGGACCGCGGCGCGTACCGCGGCCGCGAACGCGTCGCCCCGGTCGGCGTAACCGTTGAACTGGTCAAACGACGCACCGGCCGGTGCCAGTAGCACCGTGTCACCGGGTTTGGCCATCTGTTTGGCCGCGGCCACCGCGGCGGTCATCACGCATGTGCCGAGCGGTTCGACGGAATCATCAACTTTTGTCACATCAGTATCAGAAGCCACAGCCATACCAGCATCCTCGCCTGTCACAACCTGGACGACGGGGACATCCGGCGCGTGTCGTGATAACGCCTCGGCAACCGCGGCCCGGTCTCGGCCGATGAGCACCGCACCGACCAGCCTCGGTGCCATGCGCGCCACCTCGGCATCCACGGACGCGCCCTTGAGCAGCCCACCGGCCAGCCAAACCACCCGCGGGTAGGCCAGCACCGACGCCTGCGCGGCGTGCGGGTTGGTGGCCTTGGAGTCGTCGACGTAGGTGACGCCGTCGACGACCGCCACCACTTCCGAGCGGTGGCGCCCGACCTGAAACGACGCAACGGCTTCCGCGATCGCCCCGGCGGACACCCCGACGGAGCGGGCCAGCGCGGCCGCGGCCAGCGCGTCGAGCACCCCGACCGGGCCGGGCACCGGGATGGAGGCGACCGGCAGCAGCGGCAGGTCGGCGGCGAAGGCCCGGTCAACCAGGTGGCCGTCGCGCACGCCCAGCTCTCCGGCCGCGGGCTCACCGAGCCGGAATCCGGCCCGCACCTGCGCCGGCGCGGTCTCCAGCAGCGCCGCCGCGCGGGAATCGTCCAGGCCGACCACCGCCACCCGGCCGGTCAGCACCCGAGCCTTGGCCTCGGTGTAGGCGGCCATGGTGCCATGCCAGTCCAGGTGATCTTCGGCGATGTTGAGCACCACGCCGGCCTCGGGCCGCAGCGACGGCGCCCAGTACAGCTGGAAACTCGACAACTCGACGGCCAGCACATCGGCCGGCTGGTCGAGCACCTCCAACACCGGGCTGCCGATGTTTCCGCACAGCACGCTGCGCCGGCCGGCCGCGGTCAGCATGGCGTGCAGCATCGAGGTCGTGGTGGTCTTGCCGTTGGTGCCGGTCACCACCAGCCAGCGGCGCGGCGGCCCGTAGCGGCCCGCCGCATCCAGCCGCCAGGCCAGCTCCACGTCACCCCAGATAGGCACACCCGCGGCGGCGGCCGCAGCCAGCACCGGCGTGGTCGGCTGGAACCCGGGGCTGGTGACCACCAATGAATACTCGGCGATCTGCGATACCGCCACCGACGGCTCCACGGTCGCCACACCCTCGTCGGCATAAGGCTGCAACATCGCCGGATCGTCGTCACACACCGTGGGCGTCGCACGGAAGCGGGTCAGCGCCGCCAGCACGGCGCGGCCGGTTACCCGGCCACCGGCGATCAGCACCGGGGCGCCCGGCACCAGGGGGTCAAGCACGTCAGGCACCGATCGCAGCCAGATATTCACCGTAGAACAAGGCCACACCCAAACCACAGCTGATCGCGGTGAGCAGCCAGAACCGAATGATCACCGTGGTTTCGGCCCAGCCGACCAACTCGAAATGGTGGTGGAAGGGCGCCATCCGGAATACCCGGCGCCCGGTCGTGCGGAAGGCCAATATCTGCAGCACCACCGAGGTGATCTCGGCGACGAACAGCGAGCCCAGCACCACCGCCAGCAGTTCGGTGCGGCTGGTGACCGAGAGCCCGGCGATGACGCCGCCCAATGCCAGGGAGCCGGTGTCGCCCATGAAGATTTTCGCGGGCGCAGCGTTCCACCACAAAAAGCCGATGCAGGCGCCAGCGGTCGCGGCGGCGATGAGCGCCAGATCCAGCGGGTCCCGCACGTTGTAGCAACCCAACCCCGGCGCGGTGACGCACGCGTTGCGGTATTGCCAGAAGGTGATCAGCACGTAGGCACCGGTGACCATTGCCATGCAGCCGGCGGCCAGCCCGTCCAGGCCGTCGGTGAAGTTGACCGCGTTCGACCAGGCGCTGACGAGGACCACGCAAAACAGCACGAATAGCACCGGAATCAGCGTGACCGTGGCGATCTCACGCACGTAGGACAGCTGCGCGCTGCCCGGCGTGAGGCCGGCTGGATTGCGGAACTGCAGCACCAGCACCGCGAACAGAATGGCGGAGGTGATTTGCCCGACGGTCTTGGCCGTCTTGTTCAGCCCGAGGTTGCGTGACCTGCGGATCTTGATCATGTCGTCGAGGAATCCGACCCCGCCCAGCGCGGTGGCCAAGCCCAGCACCAGCAAACCCGACGCGGAGATGCCTTCGCCGTCGAACGCCAGGCCGGCGAGGTGGGTGCCGAAGTAGCCCGCCCAGATGCCGGCCAGAATCGCCACACCGCCCATCGACGGCGTGCCGCGTTTGCTGTGATGGCTGGGCGGGCCGTCGTCGCGGGTGTGGTGACCGAAGCCCTGTTTGGTGAACAGCCGGATCAGTGCCGGGGTGAGCAGGATGGAAACCGCAAGCGCGATGGCGACGGCGATCAGGATCTGTCTCACGGGTTTGCGCTCCCGCGGTTGCCTGCGCCCCCAGCTTCGCCATCGGCGCCGTCCGAGACCAGCGCGTCGGCCAGCGCTCCCAAGCCTGCCGAGTTCGACGCCTTGATCAGGATCACATCCCCGGGTTGGACTTCGGCGCGCAACAGTTCCAGCGCGGCGTCGGCGTCGGCGACGTTGACGGTCCCCCTGTCAGCCCCCGCTCCCCAGGAGCCCCACGCCCCTTCCAGGACCGCTCCGTGGTGCATGGCGCTCACCGACCTCCCGGTTCCCACGACAACGAGTCGAGACACATCTAAACGCACCGCGAGCCGGCCGACGCGGTCATGCTCGGCAATGGCGTCCGCGCCGAGTTCAGCCATCTCCCCCAAAACCGCCCAACTGCGCCGTTTGGCGGCGAGGTCGGACCCGGCGCCGGAGCCGCCGCGGGCGATCCAGGCCAGCGCCTGCAGACCGGCCCCCATGGAGTCGGGGTTGGCGTTATAGGCGTCGTCGATGACCGTCACCCCGTCCGCGCGGGTGGTCACCTGCATCCGATGCCGCGACACCGGACCCGCGCCGCCAAGCGCGGTTGCCACCTGATCGAGGGTGGCACCGCATTCCAGCGCGACAGCGGCGGCGCACAATGCATTGCTGACTTGATGGTCGCCGTAGACGCCTAGCCGGACTTCGGCCTGGGTAGCACCCGCGTGCACGGTGAACTGCGGCCTGGCCAGCTCATCCAGCGACACCGGGCCGGCCCAAACGTCGCCAGTGCTGCCGCGGCTGACCCGCACCACCCGCGCCGCGGTCACCTCGGCCATCGCCGCCACGGCCGGGTCGTCGGCATTGAGGATGACCACCCCGGATTGCGGAACAGCTTGCGGCAGCTCCGATTTCGTTCGCGCAATGGCCTCACGGGAGCCGAACTCGCCGAGGTGCGCGGTACCGACGTTGAGCACCACCCCGATGGCCGGGGTCGCGATCTGGGCCAACGCGGCGATGTTGCCGGGGTGGCGGGCCGACATCTCCAGAATCAGGTAGTCGGTGTCGCGGCCGGCACGCAGCACGGTCCAGGGATGACCCAGCTCGTTGTTGAAGGATCCGGGCGGGGCAACCACCACACCCAAAGGCTGCAGCACCGCAGCCACCAGATCCTTGGTCGACGTCTTACCCGACGAACCGGTGATCCCGATGATGGTCAGCCCGCCGGCGACCAGCTCCGCGGCCACCGCCTTGGCCAGTTTCGCCAGCGCGGCCAGGACGGCCGCGCCCGACCCGTCGGCGTCGTGCTCGAGCACTCCGGCCAGCGCGCCCTCGGCGAGGGACCGCTCCGGCGTCACCACAATGGCCGGAACACCGACCGGCCGGGCGGCCAGCACGGCAACCGCCCCGGCCGCTGCTGCCGACGCCGCATAGTCATGTCCGTCAACATGCGCGCCCGGCAGCGCCAGAAACAATCCGCCGGGGCCGATCGCGCGAGAGTCGAACTCGACGGTCCCGGTGACGCGGCGTTGTGCGGCGTCCTGCGGCGAGATATCGGCCAGCGTGCCGCCGACGATGTCGGCGATCTGAGCCACGGTCAGGTCGATCATGGGCGTGTCTGCCCTGGGCCGGCAAGCCCGCCGGCCTTGCGCGCGGCCAACGCCTCGGCCAGTTCCACCCGGTCATCGAACGGGCGGACCTCCCCAGCGCCGCGCTGGCCCGTTTCATGGCCCTTGCCGGCCACCAGGACCACGTCCCCGGGGCCGGCCCACGCGACCGCGTGCCGGATCGCGTCCCTGCGGTCAGCGACCTCGACCACCTCTGCGGTGCCACCGGCCGCCGCGGCCCCGGCCAGGATCTCCCGGCGGATCGCCGCGGGGTCCTCGCCGCGCGGGTTGTCGTCGGTGACGACGACCAGGTCGGCCAGCTCCGCGGCGACGGCACCCATCGGGGCGCGCTTTCCCGGGTCACGCTCGCCACCGGCGCCGAACACCACCGCCAGCCGACGGTCCGGGCTCGTCAGCGTGGTCAACACCGCCCGCAAGGCCCCCGGCTTGTGCGCGTAGTCCACGAGCGCCAGGAAATCCTGACCGCGGTCCACCTGTTCCAGGCGCCCGGGAACCCGGGCCTGCCGCAGTCCCGGCGCAGCCTGCTCGGGCGAGACCCCGATACTGTCCAAAATCGCCAGTGCGAGAAGGCAATTGGCGACGTTGTAGCCGCCCGGTAAGCCGATGCGCACCCGGTGCTGGACGCCGGCCGGGTCGATGGCGGTGAATTCCTGTCCGGCGGCGCCCATCGGCACGACGTCGACAGCGCGCCAGTGCGCGGCCCGATCGCGCGCACTCACGGTGATCGCGTCACCGGCCCGCTCGGCCATCGCGCGCCCCGCGTCGTCATCGACGCACACCACGACGGTGCCGGCGCGCAGCGCCGAGGCCGGATCGAACAGCAGCGCCTTGGCCTCGAAGTAGTCCTCCATGGTGGGGTGAAAGTCCAGATGGTCACGCGACAAGTTGGTGAAGCCGCCGACGGCGAAGCGGGTGCCGTCCACCCGGCCCAGGGCCAGCGCGTGGCTGGACACTTCCATGACCACGGTGTCCACGCCGCGTTCGGACATTTCCGCAAGCATGGCCTGCAAGGCGGGCGCCTCCGGTGTGGTCAACGCACTCGGGATGTCGGCGCCGTCGATGCGGATGCCGATGGTGCCGATCAGCCCGGCGACCCGACCACCGGCCCGTAAACCGGCCTCCACCAGATAGGTGGTGGTGGTCTTGCCCGACGTTCCGGTGATGCCGACGACCGTCAGCCGCTCGGACGGGCGGCCGTACACGGTGGCGGCCAGCCCCCCGAGCACGCTGCGCGGTGCCGGATGCACCAACACCGGCACGCTCGCCGCGTGGGCACCCATCGCGGCGACCCCGTCGGCGTCGGTGAGCACCGCGACCGCCCCCCGCTCGATGGCTTCGCCGGCATGACGGGCGCCGTGTGTGGCCGAGCCGGCCAGGGCAGCGAACAGGTCGCCGGGCTGGACATCCTGGGCACGCAGCGTCACGCCGGTGATTTGCACATCACGGAAGGTTTCGGGGTAATCCGCGGCGCCGTCTGGAACCGCTCCGGTCTGCGCCGCCAGTACGGCCAGCTTCACCCCCGCGACGGTGCGAGGGCGTAGCCCGTTGGGCATCGACTCCGGCATTGGCACCACCTCCGTCCGACCGCAGATGTTGAGAGATCGCCATGGTCGGCGTTGACACCCTACCTAGACGCACCCGCTCACCACGTGGAGCCGCGCCTGCGCTGGACGGCCGCGCGGTTCGGCTCGCGTCGATCTGCGGTGATAACTCAGGTCAGCGCGGCCGCGGTGACGCACCCGGCATCAGCCGGCGGCGCACCGGAACCGGCATCCGCGACGCTGACCAGCAGCACGCCCACGGATCAGCAAACGGATCGTATCGTGATCTCCACACCCCGTCGGGCGCTTCGGAACAACGCGGTTTGCCTCAGGTGGCCTGCAGGACCAGCGGCGGCCCCGGGTCGGGTGACAGCGGCACGTTTTCGCGTTGCATCAGCCAGCCGGCGATGTTGTGGAACAGCGGGGCCGCCGAGTGGCCCGGGCTGCCGTCGGCGTTGCGCTCCGGGTTGTCCATCATCAGCCCGATCACATACCGGGGATTGTCGACAGTGGCCATCCCGGCGAAGGTGATCCAGTAGACGTTGTCGAAGTAGCAGCCGCAGGCGGGGTTGATCTGCTGCGCGGTGCCGGTCTTGCCGGCCATCTGGTAACCGGGCACCGCCGCAGCCGGGCCGGTGCCCTGCTGGTAGCCCATCGGGTCGTGCTGTACGACGGCGCGCAACATCTGGCGCACGGTCTGAGCCGTCTGCGCCGACACCACCCGGACGCCGTCGGGACGCGGTTCCTCGGTGCGGGTGCCGTCGGCTGCGATGGTCGCCTTGATGATCCGCGGGGGTATCCGCACCCCGTCGTTGGCAATGGCCTGATACATGCCGGCCATCTGCAACAGGGTCATCGAAAGGCCTTGGCCGATAGGCAGATTCGAGAAGGTGCTGCCCGACCACTGGTCGATCGGCGGCACCAGCCCGGCGCTCTCACCGGGCAGCCCCACACCGGTGCGCTGACCCAGCCCGAATTTGCGGACCATCTCGTAGAAACGCTCCGGGCCCACCCGCTGCGCCAGCATCAGCGTGCCGACGTTCGATGACTTACCGAACACGCCGGTCGTGGTGTAGGGCATCACGCCGTGGTCCCAGGCGTCGTGCACGCTGACCCCGCCCATCTCGATCGTGCCCGGTACCTGCAGCACCTCGTCGGGGTTGGACAGCCCGTACTCGATGACCGACGACGCGGTGATCACCTTGTTCACCGATCCCGGTTCGAAGGGTGACGACACAGCCGGGTTGCCCAACTGCTTGTCTCCTTGACGCCCGATGTCCTGGGACGGGTCGAAGGTGTTGTCGTTGGCCATGGCGAGCACTTCGCCGGTCTTGGCATCCAGTACCACGGCTGACACGTTGTGGGCCCCAGACAGGTTCCTGGCCTGCTGCACCTGTTGCTGCACGTAGAACTGGATGTCGTTGTCGAGCGTGAGTTGGACGGTGGAACCGTGAACCGCCTTGTGCCGGTTGCGGTAGCTGCCCGGGATGACCACGCCGTCCGATCCGCGGTCGTAGGTGACCGAGCCGTCGGTTCCGGCCAGCACGGCATCCATGGAGTCCTCCAGACCCAGCAGACCGTGGCCATCCCAATCGATCCCGCCCACGATGTTGGCGGCCAGCGATCCGCCGGGATACTGGCGCAGATCCTGCCGCTCGGAGCCGACCTCGGGATACTTCTCGGAGATGGCACCGGCGATCGCGGGATCGACGGCACGTGCCAGATACACAAACGCATCATTGCTCTGCAGCTTCTTCAGCAGCGTGGCGGCGTCTGGCTTGTTGTTCAGCTTGCCCGCAATCTCCCTGGCGATGTCCTTGAGCCGCTGCTGCGGGTCCGGGGCAGCGGGGGACTTCTTCTTGGCCTCCTCCAGCTGCTGGCGGACCCTCTTGGGCTGGAAGGTCAACGCACGCGCCTGGATAGTGAACGCCAGCCGGTCGTTGTGCCGGTCGACGATGGCGCCGCGAACCGCCGGTTCGACGTCGGTGACCTTGAGCTGGCCGGCCGCCTGGGCGCGCAGGTCCGCGGCATTGGACACCTGCAGGTAGAACAGCTGGGTTGCGGCGACCATCATTAACGCGAAAATCACCGCGTTGCCGGCCCGATGCCGAAAGACAAACGACGCACCGCGGGTCGCCACTTCCACTGCCTGACGGATCCGCCGTTGCCCCGCCGGCCGACCGGGTGGGGCTGCTTCGGCGCGCACCGCGACGCGGGTTTTGTTGGCTTCCTTGGCTTTCCGGAGCTGCTTGGACGCAGGGGTCTCGTTGACCCGGTGATCACGTGGCTTCCCGGACCGCTTCGGCTGCCGCGGGTCCTGAGACTGCCGCCGTTTGCGCGGACCACCCGTCGATGGCGCGGGGGGAATGCGCCCGCCGCGGCTCACCGCGGCCCCCCCGGCGTTGCCGGCACCGTGGGAGTCACCGGGACGAACTGTTCGCCGCTGGACGGCGCCGGTGGCGGAATCGGCTGCGGTGCATGCACGCTGACCGGGGGCGCGGGCGCTGCCGGAGCTACCGGAGTCACGGGGGCCGCAGGAGCCGGCGGTGCGCCGAGCACCGGCGGCGCGGTGCCCGATTGCAGTGGTATCGGTACCTCGGCTGGCACCGGGGCCGGCACTTGACCGGGCAGCTGCAGCGGCACGGCGGGCGCCGAGCCGACGGGTGCCGGCAGCTGAAGCTGCGGCGGGAGCTGTCCCGGCACTCCCGGCGCCTGGCCCGGTACCGCAACCGATCCCGGCATTCCCGGCGCCTGCCCCGGTACCGCAATCTGTCCCGGCACTCCCGGCAGCTGGCCCGGCAGGTGGTTGCTGTCGGCGCCCAGCGTCGATGCGCCGTCGGGAGTGCGGGGCAGCACCTGCGGGCCGGAGCGGGCAGGCGGGGCCTGGTCACCAGGGCCCGGCAGGACCCGAACCGGAACCTCCGGGGGAACCACCGGCGGTGTCGGAGGCGGCGGCGGACCTTCCTCCGGCAGTTTCGTGTTCAGCGGGGGCGGCGGAACACCGTCAGCAGGCTTGGGGGTTCCCACCACCACCCAATTGCCGTCGGGCGCCTGAACCAAGTGGGCGGTGTCCCTGGTCGGAATCATGCCCTGCTTGCGGGCCGCCTCTGCCAGTGCCGGCGCAGACCCGGCCTCACGAACATCGCGCTCAAGTGCCTCCTTT
Proteins encoded in this window:
- the ftsW gene encoding putative lipid II flippase FtsW; this encodes MRSPFTRLMRRGKAGDGAAAHGTAEPEETAEADEEVDAAASPDEPAGEQTGEKSGEKPRETSGEKSRAKPEEAGPRTRFGVWLGRPMTSFHLIIAVAALLTTLGLIMVLSASGVRSYDDDGSAWVIFGKQVLWTVVGLIGCYVGLRMSVQFLRRIAFSAFAFTIVLLVLVLIPGIGKEANGSRGWFVVAGFSMQPSELTKMAFAVWGAHLLAARRMERASLREMLIPLVPAAVVALALIVAQPDLGQTVSMGIILLGLLWYAGLPLRVFASSLAAVVISAGILAMTAGYRSDRVRSWLDPDNDPMDSGYQARQAKFALAHGGIFGDGLGQGVAKWNYLPNAHNDFIFAIIGEELGFIGALGLLGLFGLFAYTGMRIARRSADPFLRLLTATVTLWVLGQAFINIGYVIGLLPVTGLQLPLISAGGTSTATTLSMIGVIANAARHEPEAVAALRAGRDDTVNRLLRLPLPKPYAPTRLEAFRDRKRAHPQPARQTAKQQAKQPAARKAPKAVRKPGEPARPASPRRADRPVRRSAGTAHAPGRGHHPVAGEHHRAGQRYAGQRQAGRVRALEGQRYG
- the murD gene encoding UDP-N-acetylmuramoyl-L-alanine--D-glutamate ligase — encoded protein: MLDPLVPGAPVLIAGGRVTGRAVLAALTRFRATPTVCDDDPAMLQPYADEGVATVEPSVAVSQIAEYSLVVTSPGFQPTTPVLAAAAAAGVPIWGDVELAWRLDAAGRYGPPRRWLVVTGTNGKTTTTSMLHAMLTAAGRRSVLCGNIGSPVLEVLDQPADVLAVELSSFQLYWAPSLRPEAGVVLNIAEDHLDWHGTMAAYTEAKARVLTGRVAVVGLDDSRAAALLETAPAQVRAGFRLGEPAAGELGVRDGHLVDRAFAADLPLLPVASIPVPGPVGVLDALAAAALARSVGVSAGAIAEAVASFQVGRHRSEVVAVVDGVTYVDDSKATNPHAAQASVLAYPRVVWLAGGLLKGASVDAEVARMAPRLVGAVLIGRDRAAVAEALSRHAPDVPVVQVVTGEDAGMAVASDTDVTKVDDSVEPLGTCVMTAAVAAAKQMAKPGDTVLLAPAGASFDQFNGYADRGDAFAAAVRAAVR
- the mraY gene encoding phospho-N-acetylmuramoyl-pentapeptide-transferase, which gives rise to MRQILIAVAIALAVSILLTPALIRLFTKQGFGHHTRDDGPPSHHSKRGTPSMGGVAILAGIWAGYFGTHLAGLAFDGEGISASGLLVLGLATALGGVGFLDDMIKIRRSRNLGLNKTAKTVGQITSAILFAVLVLQFRNPAGLTPGSAQLSYVREIATVTLIPVLFVLFCVVLVSAWSNAVNFTDGLDGLAAGCMAMVTGAYVLITFWQYRNACVTAPGLGCYNVRDPLDLALIAAATAGACIGFLWWNAAPAKIFMGDTGSLALGGVIAGLSVTSRTELLAVVLGSLFVAEITSVVLQILAFRTTGRRVFRMAPFHHHFELVGWAETTVIIRFWLLTAISCGLGVALFYGEYLAAIGA
- a CDS encoding UDP-N-acetylmuramoyl-tripeptide--D-alanyl-D-alanine ligase; this translates as MIDLTVAQIADIVGGTLADISPQDAAQRRVTGTVEFDSRAIGPGGLFLALPGAHVDGHDYAASAAAAGAVAVLAARPVGVPAIVVTPERSLAEGALAGVLEHDADGSGAAVLAALAKLAKAVAAELVAGGLTIIGITGSSGKTSTKDLVAAVLQPLGVVVAPPGSFNNELGHPWTVLRAGRDTDYLILEMSARHPGNIAALAQIATPAIGVVLNVGTAHLGEFGSREAIARTKSELPQAVPQSGVVILNADDPAVAAMAEVTAARVVRVSRGSTGDVWAGPVSLDELARPQFTVHAGATQAEVRLGVYGDHQVSNALCAAAVALECGATLDQVATALGGAGPVSRHRMQVTTRADGVTVIDDAYNANPDSMGAGLQALAWIARGGSGAGSDLAAKRRSWAVLGEMAELGADAIAEHDRVGRLAVRLDVSRLVVVGTGRSVSAMHHGAVLEGAWGSWGAGADRGTVNVADADAALELLRAEVQPGDVILIKASNSAGLGALADALVSDGADGEAGGAGNRGSANP
- a CDS encoding UDP-N-acetylmuramoyl-L-alanyl-D-glutamate--2,6-diaminopimelate ligase yields the protein MPESMPNGLRPRTVAGVKLAVLAAQTGAVPDGAADYPETFRDVQITGVTLRAQDVQPGDLFAALAGSATHGARHAGEAIERGAVAVLTDADGVAAMGAHAASVPVLVHPAPRSVLGGLAATVYGRPSERLTVVGITGTSGKTTTTYLVEAGLRAGGRVAGLIGTIGIRIDGADIPSALTTPEAPALQAMLAEMSERGVDTVVMEVSSHALALGRVDGTRFAVGGFTNLSRDHLDFHPTMEDYFEAKALLFDPASALRAGTVVVCVDDDAGRAMAERAGDAITVSARDRAAHWRAVDVVPMGAAGQEFTAIDPAGVQHRVRIGLPGGYNVANCLLALAILDSIGVSPEQAAPGLRQARVPGRLEQVDRGQDFLALVDYAHKPGALRAVLTTLTSPDRRLAVVFGAGGERDPGKRAPMGAVAAELADLVVVTDDNPRGEDPAAIRREILAGAAAAGGTAEVVEVADRRDAIRHAVAWAGPGDVVLVAGKGHETGQRGAGEVRPFDDRVELAEALAARKAGGLAGPGQTRP
- a CDS encoding peptidoglycan D,D-transpeptidase FtsI family protein yields the protein MRAEAAPPGRPAGQRRIRQAVEVATRGASFVFRHRAGNAVIFALMMVAATQLFYLQVSNAADLRAQAAGQLKVTDVEPAVRGAIVDRHNDRLAFTIQARALTFQPKRVRQQLEEAKKKSPAAPDPQQRLKDIAREIAGKLNNKPDAATLLKKLQSNDAFVYLARAVDPAIAGAISEKYPEVGSERQDLRQYPGGSLAANIVGGIDWDGHGLLGLEDSMDAVLAGTDGSVTYDRGSDGVVIPGSYRNRHKAVHGSTVQLTLDNDIQFYVQQQVQQARNLSGAHNVSAVVLDAKTGEVLAMANDNTFDPSQDIGRQGDKQLGNPAVSSPFEPGSVNKVITASSVIEYGLSNPDEVLQVPGTIEMGGVSVHDAWDHGVMPYTTTGVFGKSSNVGTLMLAQRVGPERFYEMVRKFGLGQRTGVGLPGESAGLVPPIDQWSGSTFSNLPIGQGLSMTLLQMAGMYQAIANDGVRIPPRIIKATIAADGTRTEEPRPDGVRVVSAQTAQTVRQMLRAVVQHDPMGYQQGTGPAAAVPGYQMAGKTGTAQQINPACGCYFDNVYWITFAGMATVDNPRYVIGLMMDNPERNADGSPGHSAAPLFHNIAGWLMQRENVPLSPDPGPPLVLQAT